The stretch of DNA GTAACCGTCGGCGGGGGGTCTATCAGGAATTAGGTGTGATTCGTCTGTTTGGCCTACGAGTTGTTCGGTGGGCTGTTCGGCCTACACTCTTCCGGCGGTGAGCCGGCCGTCGAAGAGGACGTCGAACTCGTTGAGAGCGGACTTCCAGCGGTTGTTCCAGCGCTGGCGGCCGCGGCCGGTGGGGTCGAGGGCGATGGTGGCAAGGTAGAGGCGTTTGAGGGCGGCCTGCTCGTTGGGGAAGTGCCCGCAGGCCTGGGCCGCCCGCCGGTAGCGGGCATTGAGGGACTCGATCGCGTTGGTGGTGTAGACGACCTGCCGGATCGCGTCGGGCAGGCCGAGGAAGGGCACGAACTCGCTCCAGGCCCGTTCCCAGGTTCCCGCGATCGACGGGTAGCGCTTGCCCCAGGTGGCGTCGAAGTCGGCCAGCCGTGCACGGGCCTCTTCCTCGTTGACGGCGGTGTAGACGGGCTTGAGGTCGCGGGCGACGTCGGCCCAGTCGCGGCGGGAGGCATAGCGCAGGCTGGCGCGGATGAGGTGGACCACGCAGGTCTGCACGACGGTCTGGGGCCAGACGGTGTTCACCGCGTCGGGCAGGGCGCTCAGTCCGTCGCAGACCAGCATGAGCACGTCCCGGACGCCTCTGTTCTTGATTTCGGTCAGGACGGTCTGCCAGTACTTGGCGCCTTCCCCTCCGTTCCCGGCCCATAGGCCGAGGATCTCGCGGTAGCCGTCGGTGGTGACCGCGATGGCCACGTAGATGGGCCGGTTGGCGACGTGACCGTCCCTGATCTTGACGTGCACGGCGTCGATGAAGACGACCGGGTAGACCGGATCGAGGGGGCGGGTGCGCCATTCCGCCATCGATTCCAGGGCCTTGTCGGTGATCGTGGAGATGGTCTCCTTCGTGGTCGTCATTCCGTACGTCTGGGCGAGGTGGGAGACAATCTCGCCCGAGGTCAGGCCTTTCGCGGTCAGCGAGATCACCAGGTCGTCCAGCGCGCCGGTGCGGCGGGCGTACACGGGCAGCATCCGGGGCCGGAAGGTACCCAGCCGGTCCCTGGGGACCTGCACCGTCACGGCGCCGACCTCCGTCATCACCTTCTTGGCCCGGTAGCCGTTGCGCATGTTGCCGCCCGAGCGAGATCCGCGCCCGCCGACCCGGCCGGCCTCGGCGGCCAGGTGCTCGTCCATCTCGGCCTCCAGGGCGGCCTGCATCAGATGCTGGGCCAGTTCGGGCAGCAGCCCGCCCTCGCCCATCAGTCTCAGCCCCTCCCCGCGGACCTTCTCGGCCGCGAGCGCGGCCAGCTCCTCCAGCAGTTCGCTGGACAGACCGTTCGGCGACACCGGCATCGACTTCACGTCGGCACCCTGGACACTGCCGTCGGCCACGGCAAGCGACACGCTGCCCAGGGTCTCGATCCGGTGATCCGTCGTCGTACTCATCAGGTGACTCCTTCGGGGAAGATCACACCTGATTCATGACACTCCCCGGGATGAGTCCCATGCCGGGCTGCTTGCCGGCTCCCGCGTTCCAGCCCACGCGGAACAGGTCACTGCGCAGCACTGTGACCTCGTCGGCCAGGGCCTCCATCTCCTCAACGGTGATGGGTTTGGCGTTGTACCCGAGGGATTTCCTGACGGGCTTCAAGGCTTCCATGCCCTCGCCGGACTCGGCCTTCATGTAGATGGAGTGGACGATGGCGTTACGCCGGATCCGGATATTGTCCGCGCCTTTGAGGCACGCCTCAATCTCGGTGGCATCCTCAGGGGCGACGATGCCCACGGTCAAGGTCAAGCGGCAGAGCTGGAGGAGCCTATCTGTGCTGGCCCCGTTCGCGTCCATGAGCAGCGTCGGTTCGTGGGCGATGGCGCCGAGGAGATGGTGGAGGCTCGCGTCGAGCTGAGCGCCTGCGACGGTGACACGGCCGACTGCTTCGAGGAAGGGGTCACGTTCCCGTGCGGGGCTGTCTTTGAGGGTCATGCATGGGGATGGTACGGAGTGGGTGGCATTGGTGGCGGCGGATTTTGACGCACCGTCGTCCGCCCCGGTGTGGGGCGGGCGCTCGGGTCTCCGGGGGCCTCTGCCCCGCTGCAGCTTTGGTCCCGACGGGCGCGGCGTAGCTCAGTAGCAGGGGTGGAATGCGTCGGTGGTGCCGGCGGTGGTGACGAGGCCCGTGCCCTGGTCAAGGACCACGATGGTGGCGGGATACGGTCCGCTGCCGCAATGGAGGGCCGCAACCTTCTGCCATCCCTGCAGGGTGCCGGTGGCATCGGCTGTCAGTCGGCCCAGCGAGACCGGCCCGCTGGTCCCGGCACTGTAGAACCGCACCATGCCATAGGGCGTGAGCCCGCTGCCAGTGGCGAACAGGCCACCGCCGGTCGGGGACAACTCGGTGGTGACGGACACCCCACCGCGCGGCGTCGCACCCGGATCAGCCAGCCGCAGAACGGCGTTGGCGTTGTCGCTGCTGGCCTGGTCGCGACTGTCCGGCGGCACGCACACGTGGTCCGAGGGCCGCGTTGCACGCCAGACGAAGCCCGGCCTGCAGGTGTCCGGGCCGTAAATGCCGCCGTTCGGCTCCCGGCGCAGGGGGCCCAGGGAGTTTTCCGTCGCGGTCTGGGTGCGGATCGCCGGCGTCACGCAGACTTGGTCGCCCGCGTACGCATCCCGCCACGTGTAGCCCGCGGCGCAGGTGTACGGCCCGTATGGCAGGTCGGTTGCCATGGCGGATGAGGTTGTCGCCATCAGGCCGGCCAGCAGCGCCACCGCCACTATCAGCCATGTCAGCACACGCCGCGGGTAGCGGGAGTCCGCTGTGTCCGTGGCCTTTCCTTTGCCTCGCATACGTCCTCCTCGGTCAGTCCGGTTGAAGCGGTCGCTGAGGCCGGCCCGTGGGGCGCCGGGGCGGGGCAAAGTCGCCGGGGTATCTCGGTGATTCTCCGGTGTCTGTGCATCTGTGCGCCCGGCCTCCGCGGTGGGGTGTCGATCCGGTCCGGGCAGCATCTGCTCGACTTTCTGCTGACTGTGAGGGGCCGTTATGCGTTCTGTCTACCCTGCTGCGCCATTTGCGGTGCTCGTCTGTCTTGTGCTGGCAAGTGTGACGCCTGCGGCGAGTCCGGTTCCGAGGCGCTGTGGACCAGTAGCGCAGGTTGACGCCCGCACAGTGAAGCCCCGCCGCAGTCGAGTGGCGGCGGGGCTTCGTGCTGCCCGCAGGCGGCTGCCGGCCGCGCAGTAGCGGGAACGGCGGGCAGTGGTCGGTCGGCTGCCGCCCGGCCCGCTGCGAGCCGGTAGCGTTAAGGCGGCATCAAAGTGCAGGTCACGGGACATGCTTGAGGGCGTGTGGAGATTCCGCACGGGCAGCATGTGGGAGGGGACGACCGGTGGGGTCTGTCAGCAGCGGGCTGGGGAAGGTCGAAGTACGGCTGAAATGGGACCCGAGTCCGTGGGGGGAGTCGCCCCGCCACCTCGACATCGTCGCCGCGACCTATGCCGTAG from Streptomyces sp. 6-11-2 encodes:
- a CDS encoding IS256 family transposase, producing MPVSPNGLSSELLEELAALAAEKVRGEGLRLMGEGGLLPELAQHLMQAALEAEMDEHLAAEAGRVGGRGSRSGGNMRNGYRAKKVMTEVGAVTVQVPRDRLGTFRPRMLPVYARRTGALDDLVISLTAKGLTSGEIVSHLAQTYGMTTTKETISTITDKALESMAEWRTRPLDPVYPVVFIDAVHVKIRDGHVANRPIYVAIAVTTDGYREILGLWAGNGGEGAKYWQTVLTEIKNRGVRDVLMLVCDGLSALPDAVNTVWPQTVVQTCVVHLIRASLRYASRRDWADVARDLKPVYTAVNEEEARARLADFDATWGKRYPSIAGTWERAWSEFVPFLGLPDAIRQVVYTTNAIESLNARYRRAAQACGHFPNEQAALKRLYLATIALDPTGRGRQRWNNRWKSALNEFDVLFDGRLTAGRV